DNA from Fundidesulfovibrio terrae:
CTCGGCCGGGTTCGAGCGCGTCTATTGGGAAAAGCTGGCTTTCGGGATCGTGGTCATTCACGTGGGAGTGAAGAAGGCGTAGGCGGCTACACCAGCAGGCGCATGTACCAGGCCAGGCACAGCCCCAGGGCCATGGAGCACGCGCCGATCAGGCGAAGCGACCGGGGCGGCAGCGCGGACAGCATCCG
Protein-coding regions in this window:
- a CDS encoding DUF2065 domain-containing protein; this translates as MNIDWKLVAMALGIALVIEGMPYFLFAEKMPQVLRMLSALPPRSLRLIGACSMALGLCLAWYMRLLV